A genomic stretch from Mastacembelus armatus chromosome 7, fMasArm1.2, whole genome shotgun sequence includes:
- the LOC113145631 gene encoding dedicator of cytokinesis protein 3-like — protein sequence MWIPTEEEKIGVVICNFRSPICQALVLEIGETVQILEKSEGWYRGFSTKKPSIKGIFPVNYVHLKKSTVTNRGLCETVVPLEDPIITETTSTLQEWGVLWKQLYVKHKVDLFHKLRHVMNELIDLRRQLIQGHLAQDQTREIKRHITVRLDWGNEHLGLDLVPRKEFEMVDPEQISVSELYKLHVSSRHCGQQSTNQGDNMRQRHGDGCRVPVSHHLFINLKSFTYNSISEDADVFFSLYDTREAKQISEKFMVRLNKNGGPKNPEKVDRLCALFTDLSSKDLKRDLYIVAHVIRTGRMLLNDSKKGPPHVQYRRPYGCAVLAMSDVFHTITDLKEEKDFVLKVYTCNNENEWYQIHENIIRKSNTKYSAPSTNYGLIISLQLLRGELEQIRRENQAVFNRALALTRKLGFPDVILPGDTRNDLYLTLERGEFERGGKSVQKNIEVTLYVLYADGDTLKDCISLGSGEPNTSEYRSFVLYHNNSPRWSEMVKLPIPIDRFRGSHLRFEFRHCSTKDKGEKKLFGFAFTPLMREDGTTLSDENHELYVYKCDENATFSNQGLYLSLPCCKEDFNSCPNLPANLPFQRSPKETFWVSTILCSTKLTQNVDLLALLNWKAHPDRVLDILGRLRQISGEEIVKFLRDVLDTLFCLLDDNTDKYGPLVFQSLVFIINLLRDSRFYHFRPVMDSYIQNHFAGALAYKELIRCLKWYMDRSAEVVRQDHIQEAMRALEYLFKFIVQSRILYSRATCGMEEEQFRASIQELFQSIRFVLSLDSRSSENLVFTQAALLNSFPDIFDELLQMFTVQEVAEYVRGTLGSMPSTVDIGQSMDVVKLQSIARTVESRLFFFPESRSILLPVVLHHIHLHLRQQRELLICSGILGSIFSIIKTSSMESSVQEEVEMMVESLLDVLLQTLLSIMSKSHSVETSRGQRCPQCTAEITGEYVSCLLSLLRQMTEIHFHHLLNNFHSKEELKEFLLKIFCVFRNLMKLTIFPRDWSVMRLLTSHIIVVTTQFLSPALHKNFSEADFDFKVWNSFFSLTVLYINQPSLQLEALGPAKRKKVFDKYGDMRVVMAFELFSMWQKLGDNKPHFIPGMMGPFLGVTLVPQTEVRNIMIPIFHDMMDWEQRKNGNFKQVEAELMDKLDSMVSDGKGDDNHRELFSLLTQLFGPYPSLLEKIEQETWRETGISFVTSVTRLVERLLDYRDCMKGDEMENKKIGGSVNLMNFYKSEVNKEDMYIRYIHKLCDLHLQAEDFTEAAFTLLLYWELLQWEDRPLRDFLHYPCQSEWQRKENLSRKILHYFNKGKCWEYGISLCRELAFQYETLYDYQSLSWIRKMEAAYYDNIIEQQRIEPEFFRMGFYGRKFPFFLRNKEFVCRGYDYERLEDFQQRMLGEFPQAIAMQHPNQPDDTILQSDAQYLQIYAVTPVSDISDVPQLERVPERIKSFYRINNVSRFHYDRPFHKGPKDRENEFRSLWIERTTLILSRPLPGISRWAEVERREVVEVSPLENAIYVVENKTQELRTLISQYQHRQHHGNINPLSMCLNGVIDAAVNGGIARYQEAFFDKDYISSHPEDAERITHLKDLMQEQVHILGVGLAVHEKLVHPEMRPLHKKLVDQFHMMRTGLHHYMVGSLQGVPGVDRFGPAGCSGVNSPRGILSSHSHMSPESVRLIHRHSPLNLQGSIRHSSSSLSSHTSSEAGNLVIMTDGLMGEHPEEALHMQPSPSSSSLSSIRSNSSQIINSAPSSARGSPSLPDKAKHNREVMILLPSHRERANNSMYYNMAENGQSNHMQRALLQQVSPCKPCAEPHMNLPEKVYPSAPSSWSLDGENREQVSYMPASSGGVIMPPVPPRSFPPGHFLMHCDAFHHQNSDPPPALPVRSLRKSPLHPIPGSPTSPQSALGGSNSTLSGSASSGVSSMSDSNFGGQYPDPGPIRNDALEPLPSHLWSPPDEYLASPYLHIHYGGPEIDSMDPVRPFHYRSPASHPHTHPHAQAHAHTGLDSHSHGPLSHHHGPAHGPHHIPYRRSQPPAVPPKPYLREGCIPEEELPPQPIPLPRRIFHSPHGHREDQGKHAWEQCISEEHEETQ from the exons GGTGACAACATGAGACAGCGCCATGGTGACGGTTGCCGTGTCCCCGTGTCACACCACCTCTTCATCAATCTGAAGAGCTTTACTTATAACAGCATCAGCGAGGATGCGgatgtctttttctctttgtacGACACTCGCGAGGCCAAACAGATCAG TGAAAAGTTCATGGTGAGACTGAACAAAAATGGAGGACCAAAGAACCCAGAGAAGGTTGATCGTCTTTGTGCTCTCTTTACG GACCTGAGCAGTAAAGACTTGAAGAGAGACCTGTACATTGTTGCACATGTCATAAGAACCG GTCGTATGCTGCTTAATGACTCAAAGAAAGGCCCCCCTCATGTTCAGTACAGGCGACCTTATGGTTGCGCTGTTCTTGCCATGAGTGATGTTTTTCACACCATCACAGACCTCAAAGAGGAGAAGGACTTTGTGCTCAAAGTTTATAC ATGTAACAATGAGAACGAGTGGTACCAGATACATGAGAACATCATCCGCAAGTCCAACACCAAGTACTCAGCTCCCAGCACCAACTATG GCCTCATCAtttccctgcagctgctgcgAGGTGAGCTGGAGCAGATCAGACGGGAGAATCAGGCCGTGTTCAACAGGGCCCTGGCACTCACACGCAAGCTGGGTTTCCCAGATGTCATTCTGCCAG gtGACACACGCAATGACCTGTACCTGACCCTGGAGCGGGGAGAGTTTGAGAGGGGAGGCAAAAGCGTCCAGAAGAACATCGAAGTCACGCTCTATGTGCTGTATGCTGACGGGGACACACTCAAA gacTGCATCAGTTTAGGCAGCGGAGAGCCCAACACCAGTGAATATCGCTCTTTCGTCCTGTACCACAACAACAGTCCTCGCTGGAGTGAGATGGTCAAGCTGCCCATTCCCATAGACCGTTTCAGAGGGTCCCACCTACGTTTTGAATTCAGACACTGCTCAA cTAAAGACAAAGGGGAGAAAAAATTGTTTGGTTTTGCCTTCACTCCTCTGATGAGAGAAGATGGGACCACACTGTCAGATGAGAACCATGAGCTGTATGTGTACAAG TGTGATGAGAATGCCACCTTCAGCAACCAGGGCCTGTACCTGAGCCTGCCCTGCTGTAAAGAGGACTTCAACAGCTGCCCCAACCTGCCAGCCAACCTGCCCTTCCAGAGAAGTCCTAAAGAGACGTTCTGGGTCTCTACTATACTATGCTCCACCAAACTCACACAGAATG TGGACCTTCTGGCTCTTCTGAATTGGAAAGCACATCCAGACAGGGTGTTGGACATCCTTGGTCGACTGCGTCAGATCAGTGGAGAGGAAATTGTTAAG TTCTTGCGAGACGTGCTGGATACACTCTTCTGTCTTTTAGATGACAACACTGATAAATACGGACCACTGGTTTTCCAGTCACTG GTGTTCATCATTAACCTGCTCAGGGACAGCCGTTTCTACCACTTCAGACCTGTCATGGACTCCTACATCCAAAACCACTTTGCTGGAGCTTTGGCTTACAA AGAGCTGATTCGATGTCTTAAGTGGTACATGGACCGCTCAGCCGAGGTTGTCCGACAGGATCACATCCAGGAAGCTATGAGG GCTCTGGAGTATCTGTTCAAGTTCATCGTCCAGTCTCGGATCCTGTACTCAAGAGCCACCTGCGGGATGGAAGAGGAGCAGTTCAGAGCGAGCATCCAGGAGCTCTTCCAGTCGATCCGCTTCGTCCTGAGCCTGGACAGCCGCAGCTCAGAGAACCTGGTGTTCACGCAG GCAGCACTGTTGAACAGTTTCCCAGATATCTTTGATGAGCTGCTGCAGATGTTTACTGTTCAGGAGGTAGCCGAATATGTCAGGGGGACCTTAGGGAGTATGCCCAGCACAGTGGATATTGGCCAGTCTATGGATGTAGTAAAACTGCAGTCCATTGCTCGTACAGTTGAGAGTcgcctcttcttcttccctg AGTCAAGAAGTATTTTGCTGCCAGTGGTTCTGCATCACATCCACCTACATCTGcgccagcagagggagctgctCATCTGTTCTGGCATCCTTGGCAGCATCTTTTCCATAATTAAGACCAGCTCCATG GAGTCTTCTGttcaggaggaggtggagatgatGGTGGAGAGCCTTcttgatgtgctgctgcagactcTCCTGTCCATCATGAGCAAATCCCATTCTGTGGAGACATCCAGAGGACAACGCTGTCCCCAGTGCACTGCTGAGATAACG GGGGAGTATGTTTcctgcctcctctctctgctccgACAGATGACAGAGATCCACTTTCACCATCTACTCAACAACTTCCACAGCAAGGAGGAGCTGAAG GAGTTCCTGTTGAAGATCTTCTGCGTGTTTCGCAATCTGATGAAACTGACTATTTTCCCCCGAGACTGGAGTGTCATGAGGCTTCTGACTAGTCA TATCATCGTAGTGACAACACAGTTCCTATCTCCTGCACTGCACAAGAACTTCTCAGAGGCAGATTTTGATTTTAAG GTGTGGAACTCCTTTTTCAGcctcactgtactgtacatcaaCCAGCCGAGTCTGCAACTAGAGGCACTTGGTCCTGCTAAACGAAAGAAAGTTTTTGACAA GTATGGAGATATGAGAGTGGTGATGGCATTTGAGCTCTTCAGCATGTGGCAAAAATTAG GTGACAACAAACCTCACTTCATCCCGGGAATGATGGGACCCTTCCTGGGGGTCACCCTGGTCCCTCAGACCGAGGTTCGAAATATTATGATCCCGATTTTCCATGACATGATGGATTGGGAACAGAGGAAAAATGGCAACTTTAAACAG GTGGAAGCAGAGCTGATGGATAAGCTGGACAGCATGGTGTCGGATGGGAAAGGCGATGATAATCACAGAGAGCTTTTCAGCCTTTT GACCCAGCTGTTCGGTCCTTATCCAAG CCTGCTAGAAAAGATAGAGCAGGAGacctggagagagacagggatcTCATTCGTCACATCAGTCACACGACTTGTTGAGCGCTTATTGGATTATAG GGATTGTATGAAAGGAGATGAGATGGAGAACAAGAAAATTGGTGGTTCTGTCAATCTTATG AACTTTTACAAATCAGAAGTGAACAAGGAGGACATGTATATCCGTTACATCCATAAGTTGTGTGACCTGCATCTCCAAGCCGAGGACTTCACAG AGGCAGCGTTTACCCTGCTGCTGTACTGGGAGCTGCTGCAGTGGGAGGACCGACCCCTGAGGGACTTCCTCCACTACCCCTGTCAGAGCGAGTGGCAACGCAAGGAGAACCTGAGTCGTAAAATTCTTCACTATTTCAACAAGGGGAAG TGCTGGGAATATGGAATCTCCCTCTGCAGAGAGCTGGCTTTCCAGTATGAGACTTTATATGATTATCAGAGCCTCAGCTGGATCCGG AAAATGGAGGCAGCCTACTATGACAACATCATCGAGCAGCAGAGGATTGAACCCGAGTTCTTCCGAATGGGCTTCTATGGCAGGAAGTTTCCTTTCTTCCTCAGG AACAAGGAGTTTGTCTGTCGGGGATATGACTACGAACGGCTCGAGGACTTCCAGCAAAGGATGCTGGGGGAGTTTCCACAAGCCATTGCCATGCAGCATCCAAATCAACCTGACGACACCATCCTGCAGAGTGATGCTCAGT ATTTGCAGATCTATGCGGTGACTCCAGTGTCAGATATCTCTGATGTGCCTCAGCTGGAGCGTGTGCCTGAGAGGATCAAGAGCTTCTACCGCATAAACAATGTCAGCCGTTTCCACTATGACAGGCCTTTCCACAAGGGGCCCAAGGACCGTGAGAACGAGTTCAGG AGTCTATGGATTGAGAGAACAACCCTGATCCTGTCTCGTCCCCTCCCTGGGATCTCCCGCTGGGCGGAGGTGGAAAGGAGAGAAGTG GTGGAGGTGAGCCCTCTGGAGAATGCCATTTATGTGGTGGAGAACAAGACCCAGGAGCTGCGGACTCTGATTAGCCAGTACCAACACAGGCAGCATCATGGCAACATCAATCCACTCAGCATGTGCCTCAATGGCGTCATAGATGCTGCTGTGAATGGAGGCATTGCCAGATATCAGGAG GCCTTCTTTGATAAGGACTACATCAGCAGTCACccagaagatgcagagaggatCACACATCTGAAGGATCTGATGCAGGAACAG GTGCACATTCTTGGAGTGGGGCTGGCTGTTCACGAGAAGCTGGTGCATCCAGAGATGCGTCCCCTGCACAAAAAGCTTGTAGACCAGTTCCACATGATGAGGACAGGTTTACACCAT TATATGGTTGGGTCCCTGCAGGGTGTGCCCGGCGTGGATCGATTTGGCCCTGCAGGGTGCTCAGGGGTCAACTCTCCCAGAGGcatcctctcctcccacagCCACATGAGCCCTGAGAGTGTGCGTCTCATACACAGGCACAG ccCTCTAAACCTGCAGGGTTCAATCCGCCACTCGtcctcctccttgtcctctCACACCTCCAGTGAGGCAGGAAACCTCGTCATAATGACTGACGGCCTGATGGGGGAGCACCCCGAAGAGGCATTACACATGCAG CCGAGCCCGTCCTCCTCCAGCCTGAGCTCAATCCGCTCCAACTCTTCTCAGATTATCAACTCTGCTCCCTCGAGTGCCAGAG GCTCTCCATCTTTGCCCGATAAGGCCAAACACAACCGGGAAGTGATGATACTGTTGCCATCTCACCGTGAGAGGGCCAATAACTCCATGTATTACAACATGGCAGAGAATGGACAG aGCAACCACATGCAGCGTGCCTTACTTCAGCAAGTTAGCCCCTGTAAGCCGTGTGCTGAGCCTCACATGAATCTACCGGAGAAAG TCTACCCCAGTGCTCCCAGCAGCTGGAGCCTGGATGGAGAAAACAGGGAGCAGGTGTCCTACATGCCAGCTTCTTCTGGGGGAGTGATCATGCCCCCTGTCCCTCCCAGGTCCTTTCCACCAG GGCATTTCCTGATGCACTGTGATGCGTTTCACCACCAAAACAGTGACCCTCCCCCTGCCCTGCCTGTCCGTTCTCTTCGAAAG TCTCCTCTCCACCCAATCCCTGGCTCCCCCACCAGTCCCCAGTCAGCTTTGGGGGGCAGTAACTCCACTCTGTCAGGCAGTGCCAGCAGCGGGGTTTCCTCTATGAGTGACAGTAACTTTGGAGGTCAGTATCCAGACCCTGGTCCAATCAGGAACGATGCCTTGGAGCCTCTTCCCAGTCACCTATGGTCCCCTCCTGATGAGTATCTGGCTTCTCCATATCTGCACATCCACTACGGCGGACCTGAAATTGACTCCATGGACCCTGTCCGCCCCTTCCATTACCGCAGCCCTGCTTCgcacccacacacccacccacatgCTCAAGCTCATGCCCACACCGGGCTGGACAGCCACTCCCACGGGCCACTGTCCCACCATCATGGTCCTGCTCACGGCCCTCACCACATCCCTTACCGTAGGTCTCAGCCTCCAGCCGTGCCACCTAAACCCTACCTGAGAGAGGGCTGCATCCCTGAGGAGGAGCTGCCGCCTCAGCCCATCCCCCTACCACGCAGGATCTTCCACTCCCCTCACGGCCACAGGGAGGACCAGGGGAAACACGCCTGGGAGCAGTGTATCAGTGAGGAGCATGAGGAGACACAGTGA